The following proteins are co-located in the Castanea sativa cultivar Marrone di Chiusa Pesio chromosome 8, ASM4071231v1 genome:
- the LOC142607833 gene encoding putative E3 ubiquitin-protein ligase XBAT31 — MGQGLSCGANHEQGLFRAVQLGEFETVKAVLEREPALLHHTTVYDRHSALHIAAANGQIEILSMLLDRSVRPDVLNRQKQTPLMLAAMHGKISCVKRLLEAGANILMFDSLHGRTCLHYAAYYGHDDCLEAILSAAQSSTVAASWGFVRFVNIRDGRGATPLHLAARQRRPECVHILLDKGALVCASTGGYGFPGSTPLHLAARGGSLDCIRELLAWGADRIQRDASGRIPYMVALKHKHGACAALLNPSSAEPLVWPSPLKFISELNQEAKALLEQALMEANKEREKNILKGTVYSLPSPSNSDVGLEDSISEVSDTELCCICFEQVCTIEVQDCGHQMCAQCTLALCCHNKPNPNTACLTPPVCPFCRSTIGRLLVAKMKNYDDTDRDIGDFSSSKLRKSKKSRNFSEGSSSFKGLSSAVGTFGKMGGRSTGRIAAENEWVDKP, encoded by the exons atgggTCAAGGACTGAGTTGTGGAGCCAACCATGAACAAGGGCTCTTTAGAGCAGTGCAGTTAGGGGAGTTTGAGACTGTGAAGGCTGTGCTGGAGAGAGAACCAGCACTATTGCACCACACCACTGTGTATGATCGTCACTCTGCGCTTCATATTGCTGCTGCAAATGGCCAGATCGAG ATTCTATCCATGCTTTTGGATCGATCTGTAAGGCCAGACGTGTTGAATCGTCAGAAGCAG ACTCCGCTAATGTTAGCTGCAATGCACGGCAAGATCTCCTGCGTAAAAAGGCTCCTTGAAGCTGGAGCTAAT ATTTTGATGTTTGATTCCCTTCACGGAAGAACCTGCCTACACTATGCTGCTTACTATGGCCATGATGATTGTCTTGAAGCGATTCTTTCTGCGGCTCAGTCTAGTACAGTTGCTGCTTCTTG GGGGTTTGTGCGGTTTGTGAATATTAGAGATGGTAGGGGAGCAACACCCCTGCACTTGGCAGCCCGTCAAAGACGGCCTGAATGTGTACATATTCTGTTAGACAAAGGAGCCCTTGTGTGTGCTTCAACCGGTGGATATGG CTTCCCTGGAAGTACTCCTCTTCATCTGGCTGCCAGAGGGGGATCTCTTGATTGCATCCGTGAATTGTTGGCGTGGGGTGCGGATCGGATTCAAAGAGATGCATCTGG GAGAATACCATACATGGTTGCTTTGAAGCACAAGCATGGAGCTTGTGCAGCGTTGCTAAACCCTTCATCAGCAGAGCCTCTTGTCTGGCCATCACCTTTGAAGTTCATCAGTGAGCTTAATCAGGAGGCAAAAGCTTTGTTAGAACAGGCCTTAATGGAGGCAAACAAGGAGAGGGAGAAGAACATCTTAAAGGGAACTGTGTATTCCCTTCCTTCTCCATCCAATTCTGATGTTGGGTTAGAGGACAGCATCTCTGAG GTCAGCGATACTGAGCTATGCTGCATATGCTTTGAGCAGGTGTGCACGATTGAAGTTCAAGATTGTGGCCACCAAATGTGTGCACAATGCACATTAGCCCTCTGCTGCCACAACAAGCCCAACCCAAACACAGCATGCTTAACACCACCAGTTTGCCCATTTTGCCGAAGCACCATTGGCAGACTGCTGGTAGCAAAGATGAAAAATTATGATGACACTGATCGCGACATTGGTGACTTCAGTTCCTCCAAGTTAAGAAAGTCAAAGAAATCCCGGAACTTCAGTGAGGGAAGCAGCAGCTTCAAGGGCTTATCTTCTGCGGTGGGTACATTTGGAAAGATGGGTGGGCGCAGCACTGGAAGGATTGCAGCTGAAAATGAGTGGGTTGATAAGCCTTGA
- the LOC142606996 gene encoding uncharacterized protein At3g17950-like: MARQEEGWPLGLQPLNVRVGLARNQNFSGSISFNTLITGSPTSSTDSSSDLDTESTGSFFHDKSITLGSLIGVSSILEFSRRSLRGRKTEPSKEKKSTKSRIWLFSLCLRDSTDAKSVRSPQSLGHFLEVERRAADEYRRNQSPTNIGPDELDLAQPVTERSSLFVNGHIAPPQSSSDVERRKDGGLEHGDGFGVPSLCSCMCGQPSD; this comes from the exons ATGGCTAGACAG GAGGAAGGCTGGCCCCTGGGTTTGCAGCCACTGAATGTGAGAGTTGGGTTGGCTAGAAATCAAAACTTCTCGGGATCAATATCATTCAACACTTTAATCACTGGCTCTCCAACCTCCTCCACAGATTCTTCATCGGATTTGGACACAGAG TCTACAGGGTCTTTTTTCCATGACAAGAGCATTACCCTTGGGAGCCTTATTGGGGTTTCTAGCATTTTAGAGTTCTCTAGAAGATCATTAAGGGGAAGAAAAACCGAACCttcaaaggaaaagaaaagcacTAAGTCCAGAATATGGCTTTTTTCCCTGTGCTTAAGGGACAGTACTGATGCTAAGAGTGTGAGGAGTCCTCAATCTCTTGGCCACTTTCTTGAAGTGGAGAGAAGAGCTGCTGATGAATATAGAAGGAACCAGAGCCCTACTAATATTGGACCCGACGAACTTGACCTGGCTCAGCCTGTCACAGAACGCAGCTCTCTTTTTGTTAATGGTCATATTGCTCCTCCTCAAAGTAGTTCAGACGTTGAAAGGAGAAAAGATGGAGGTTTAGAGCATGGTGATGGGTTTGGAGTTCCTTCACTATGTTCGTGCATGTGTGGACAACCATCGGACTAA